Proteins encoded together in one Tripterygium wilfordii isolate XIE 37 chromosome 14, ASM1340144v1, whole genome shotgun sequence window:
- the LOC120015341 gene encoding uncharacterized protein LOC120015341 isoform X2 — protein MEGIKGGGGGGGDDMGDGMQCSDHPHRNNPGGICAFCLQEKLGKLVSSSFPLPVRGFSSSSSSPSFTSDIGRSSASIAGTTETSSVSLAMRPTSRVHQEFYARRTSIPFILAKKKKKNMTVSSQSDRDIVFKRSKSTTTPGRNCNLLGTDDGDYLSPRKRTGFWSFLYKSNSGKKTGKITSFTAATAVTTPAASAGKTKEWCLGSSLSNRGANNHNIVVEDDDEFSPNSQATASASSFERKVSRSRSVGCGSRSFSGDFFERISIGFGDCTLKRVESQREGKPKVTCSSSSSSYWVSSSSAEDMNPKSTTAVTAGPHVNVHGRNRSWVWAFASPMRAFSTKPSSKDGNKRNSNIREASKPT, from the exons ATGGAAGGAATCAAaggaggtggtggtggcggtggagACGACATGGGAGATGGAATGCAATGCAGTGATCATCCTCATAGAAACAACCCAGGTGGGATCTGCGCATTCTGTCTTCAAGAAAAGCTTGGCAAGCTTGTTTCGTCTTCATTTCCTTTACCTGTTCGTGGGTTTTCTTCTTCGTCCTCCTCTCCTTCTTTTACGTCTGATATTGGAAGAAGTAGTGCTAGCATTGCTGGTACTACTGAAACTTCTTCGGTTTCACTTGCAATGCGTCCCACGTCAAGAGTCCACCAAGAGTTCTATGCAAGGCGAACCAGCATTCCATTTATTTtagcgaagaagaagaagaaaaatatgacTGTGTCATCGCAATCTGATCGtgacattgttttcaaaagaaGCAAATCCACTACAACCCCAGGAAGGAACTGTAATTTATTGGGTACTGATGACGGAGACTACCTCAGCCCAAGAAAACGAACTGGGTTTTGGTCATTTCTGTATAAATCCAACAGTGGTAAGAAAACAGGGAAGATTACATCATTTACTGCAGCAACAGCAGTAACAACGCCAGCAGCGTCTGCAGGGAAGACAAAAGAATGGTGCTTGGGTTCTTCATTGTCAAACAGAGGTGCTAATAATCACAATATTGTGGTGGAGGATGATGACGAATTTAGCCCCAATAGCCAAGCCACTGCCTCTGCTTCATCGTTTGAAAGAAAAGTTTCAAGATCCAGATCTGTTGGCTGTGGTAGCCGGAGCTTCTCCGGTGACTTCTTTGAGAGAATCTCAATTGGGTTTGGTGATTGCACACTCAAAAGAGTTGAATCACAAAGAGAAGGCAAACCTAAGGTGACTTGCTCATCCTCTTCTTCGTCTTATTGGGTCTCATCATCATCTGCTGAAGACATGAATCCTAAATCAACAACTGCAGTGACAGCAGGGCCTCATGTAAATGTTCATGGTAGAAATAGGAGCTGGGTTTGGGCATTTGCTAGTCCTATGAGAGCTTTCAGTACTAAACCCTCTTCAAAGGATGGGAATAAGAGAAACAGCAACATCAGAGAAGCttcaa AACCCACATGA
- the LOC120015341 gene encoding uncharacterized protein LOC120015341 isoform X1, producing the protein MEGIKGGGGGGGDDMGDGMQCSDHPHRNNPGGICAFCLQEKLGKLVSSSFPLPVRGFSSSSSSPSFTSDIGRSSASIAGTTETSSVSLAMRPTSRVHQEFYARRTSIPFILAKKKKKNMTVSSQSDRDIVFKRSKSTTTPGRNCNLLGTDDGDYLSPRKRTGFWSFLYKSNSGKKTGKITSFTAATAVTTPAASAGKTKEWCLGSSLSNRGANNHNIVVEDDDEFSPNSQATASASSFERKVSRSRSVGCGSRSFSGDFFERISIGFGDCTLKRVESQREGKPKVTCSSSSSSYWVSSSSAEDMNPKSTTAVTAGPHVNVHGRNRSWVWAFASPMRAFSTKPSSKDGNKRNSNIREASSKNTKPDLNAIPSLLAVRI; encoded by the coding sequence ATGGAAGGAATCAAaggaggtggtggtggcggtggagACGACATGGGAGATGGAATGCAATGCAGTGATCATCCTCATAGAAACAACCCAGGTGGGATCTGCGCATTCTGTCTTCAAGAAAAGCTTGGCAAGCTTGTTTCGTCTTCATTTCCTTTACCTGTTCGTGGGTTTTCTTCTTCGTCCTCCTCTCCTTCTTTTACGTCTGATATTGGAAGAAGTAGTGCTAGCATTGCTGGTACTACTGAAACTTCTTCGGTTTCACTTGCAATGCGTCCCACGTCAAGAGTCCACCAAGAGTTCTATGCAAGGCGAACCAGCATTCCATTTATTTtagcgaagaagaagaagaaaaatatgacTGTGTCATCGCAATCTGATCGtgacattgttttcaaaagaaGCAAATCCACTACAACCCCAGGAAGGAACTGTAATTTATTGGGTACTGATGACGGAGACTACCTCAGCCCAAGAAAACGAACTGGGTTTTGGTCATTTCTGTATAAATCCAACAGTGGTAAGAAAACAGGGAAGATTACATCATTTACTGCAGCAACAGCAGTAACAACGCCAGCAGCGTCTGCAGGGAAGACAAAAGAATGGTGCTTGGGTTCTTCATTGTCAAACAGAGGTGCTAATAATCACAATATTGTGGTGGAGGATGATGACGAATTTAGCCCCAATAGCCAAGCCACTGCCTCTGCTTCATCGTTTGAAAGAAAAGTTTCAAGATCCAGATCTGTTGGCTGTGGTAGCCGGAGCTTCTCCGGTGACTTCTTTGAGAGAATCTCAATTGGGTTTGGTGATTGCACACTCAAAAGAGTTGAATCACAAAGAGAAGGCAAACCTAAGGTGACTTGCTCATCCTCTTCTTCGTCTTATTGGGTCTCATCATCATCTGCTGAAGACATGAATCCTAAATCAACAACTGCAGTGACAGCAGGGCCTCATGTAAATGTTCATGGTAGAAATAGGAGCTGGGTTTGGGCATTTGCTAGTCCTATGAGAGCTTTCAGTACTAAACCCTCTTCAAAGGATGGGAATAAGAGAAACAGCAACATCAGAGAAGCttcaagtaagaacactaaaccggATTTGAATGCCATTCCTTCTTTGTTGGCTGTGAGAATCTAA
- the LOC120015532 gene encoding peroxisomal fatty acid beta-oxidation multifunctional protein MFP2-like isoform X2 yields MASFLVVLTLLLLADRKPGFISVEIISDTMEGARKPSVAAIDGLALGGGLEVAMACHARISTPTAQLGLPELQLGIIPGFGGTQRLPRLVGISKALDMMLTSKPVKGGEAHNLGLVDALVSPDELVDIARRWALDILERRRPWVPSLYKTDKLDSLREAREIFKFARTQAQKQAPNLKHPLLCIDCVEEGIVSGPRAGLLKEVEASQELKHSDTSKSLIHIFFAQRGSRKVPGVTDQGLVPRRVKKVAVLGGGLMGSGIATAFVLSNYPVILKEVNEKFLEAGIGRVRANLQSQVRKGVMSQEKFEKTLSRLKGALDYEGFKDVDMVIEAVIENVSLKQQIFADLEKYCPPHCILASNTSTIDLNLIGERTNSQDRIIGAHFFSPAHVMPLLEIVRTNHTSSQVIVDLLDVGKKIRKTPVAVGNCTGFAVNRVFFPYSQAATFLVERGTDVYQIDKAITKFGMPMGPFRLKDLVGFGVGMATGLQFVQNFPERTYKSMLLPIMIEDKRLGEATRKGFYVYDDKRKANPDPELKKYIERARSISGVTVDPKLVKLSDKDIVEMIFFPVVNEACRVFAEGIVVKAADLDIASVMGMGFPRYRGGILFWADSVGSKYIYSRLEEWSKMYGEFFKPCAFLAERAAKGAPLSAPVEQAKSRM; encoded by the exons ATGGCAAGTTTTCTGGTGGTTTTGACATTACTGCTTTTGGCGGACAGG AAGCCTGGTTTTATATCTGTGGAGATTATCAGTGACACCATGGAAG GTGCTAGAAAACCTTCCGTTGCTGCGATTGATGGCCTTGCCTTAGGTGGAGGTTTAGAAGTTGCAATG GCATGCCATGCACGAATTTCAACCCCCACTGCGCAGCTTGGTTTGCCTGAGCTTCAGCTTGGAATAATTCCTGGATTTGGAG GAACGCAGCGGCTTCCACGACTTGTTGGCATCTCAAAGGCACTAGATATGATGTTG ACGTCAAAGCCGGTTAAAGGGGGGGAAGCTCATAATTTGGGCCTTGTGGATGCTTTAGTATCACCTGATGAGTTGGTAGACATTGCAAGGCGGTGGGCCCTGGATATCTTGGAGCGCAGGAGACCATGGGTTCCTAGTCTATACAAGACTGACAAGTTAGATTCACTCAGGGAAGCAAgggaaattttcaaatttgcaAGAACACAAGCCCAGAAACAGGCTCCAAATCTCAAACATCCTTTACTTTGCATTGATTGTGTTGAAGAGGGCATAGTTTCTGGTCCACGGGCTGGACTTTTGAAG GAGGTTGAAGCATCCCAAGAACTCAAGCATTCTGACACCTCCAAGAGTTTGATTCACATCTTTTTTGCTCAACGTGGAAGTAGGAAG GTTCCGGGAGTTACTGACCAGGGCTTGGTGCCACGGCGAGTGAAAAAGGTTGCTGTTCTTGGTGGGGGGTTAATGGGTTCTGGAATAGCGACTGCTTTTGTTCTAAGTAATTACCCAGTGATCCTGAAAGAAGTAAATGAAAAGTTCTTGGAAGCTGGGATTGGAAGAGTCAGAG ccaatcttcaaagccaagttaGGAAAGGAGTTATGTCTCaagaaaaatttgaaaaaactcTCTCTCGTCTTAAGGGTGCTCTTGATTATGAAGGCTTTAAAGATGTGGACATGGTCATTGAG GCTGTTATTGAAAATGTTTCTCTGAAGCAACAAATTTTTGCTGATCTTGAAAAATATTGCCCTCCACATTGCATACTTGCAAGTAACACTTCCACAATCGACTTGAACTTAATTGGTGAAAGGACCAATTCCCAAGATCGGATCATTGGTGCCCATTTCTTTAG TCCGGCTCATGTCATGCCACTTCTAGAAATTGTTCGTACTAATCACACATCTTCCCAAGTGATTGTTGATCTATTGGATGTTGGGAAGAAGATAAGGAAGACCCCTGTTGCGGTTGGGAATTGCACAGGCTTTGCTGTCAACCGGGTGTTCTTTCCTTACTCCCAAGCTGCTACTTTTCTTGTTGAACGTGGTACAGATGTTTACCAGATTGATAAGGCGATCACTAAATTTGGAATGCCAATGGGTCCATTCAG GTTGAAAGACCTGGTTGGTTTTGGTGTTGGAATGGCAACTGGCTTGCAATTTGTTCAGAACTTTCCTGAGCGGACATACAAATCTATGCTTCTTCCAATCATGATAGAGGATAAGAGACTTG GTGAAGCTACACGCAAAGGGTTTTATGTGTATGATGATAAACGCAAAGCTAATCCAGATCCTGAATTGAAGAAGTACATAGAGAGGGCGAGGAGCATATCTGGTGTGACTGTTGATCCGAAG CTTGTGAAGTTATCGGACAAGGACATTGTGGAAATGATATTTTTCCCTGTAGTTAATGAGGCCTGCCGAGTTTTTGCTGAGGGTATTGTTGTAAAGGCTGCAGATCTCGACATTGCTTCAGTTATGGGCATGGGTTTTCCACGTTACAG GGGAGGAATCTTGTTCTGGGCTGATTCAGTTGGATCTAAATATATTTACTCAAGATTGGAGGAATGGTCTAAGATGTATGGAGAATTTTTTAAGCCATGCGCCTTCTTGGCCGAAAGAGCTGCCAAGGGAGCTCCTCTG AGTGCTCCTGTGGAACAGGCAAAATCTCGGATGTAA
- the LOC120015532 gene encoding peroxisomal fatty acid beta-oxidation multifunctional protein MFP2-like isoform X1, with translation MANKTKGRTTIEVGSDGVALITIIHPPVNALSFDVLNSLKESYDQALRRDDVKAIVLTGANGKFSGGFDITAFGGQATEQKPGFISVEIISDTMEGARKPSVAAIDGLALGGGLEVAMACHARISTPTAQLGLPELQLGIIPGFGGTQRLPRLVGISKALDMMLTSKPVKGGEAHNLGLVDALVSPDELVDIARRWALDILERRRPWVPSLYKTDKLDSLREAREIFKFARTQAQKQAPNLKHPLLCIDCVEEGIVSGPRAGLLKEVEASQELKHSDTSKSLIHIFFAQRGSRKVPGVTDQGLVPRRVKKVAVLGGGLMGSGIATAFVLSNYPVILKEVNEKFLEAGIGRVRANLQSQVRKGVMSQEKFEKTLSRLKGALDYEGFKDVDMVIEAVIENVSLKQQIFADLEKYCPPHCILASNTSTIDLNLIGERTNSQDRIIGAHFFSPAHVMPLLEIVRTNHTSSQVIVDLLDVGKKIRKTPVAVGNCTGFAVNRVFFPYSQAATFLVERGTDVYQIDKAITKFGMPMGPFRLKDLVGFGVGMATGLQFVQNFPERTYKSMLLPIMIEDKRLGEATRKGFYVYDDKRKANPDPELKKYIERARSISGVTVDPKLVKLSDKDIVEMIFFPVVNEACRVFAEGIVVKAADLDIASVMGMGFPRYRGGILFWADSVGSKYIYSRLEEWSKMYGEFFKPCAFLAERAAKGAPLSAPVEQAKSRM, from the exons TGTTAAACAGCTTGAAAGAGAGTTATGATCAGGCCTTGCGAAGAGATGATGTGAAGGCAATTGTTTTGACAG GAGCTAATGGCAAGTTTTCTGGTGGTTTTGACATTACTGCTTTTGGCGGACAGG CAACTGAACAGAAGCCTGGTTTTATATCTGTGGAGATTATCAGTGACACCATGGAAG GTGCTAGAAAACCTTCCGTTGCTGCGATTGATGGCCTTGCCTTAGGTGGAGGTTTAGAAGTTGCAATG GCATGCCATGCACGAATTTCAACCCCCACTGCGCAGCTTGGTTTGCCTGAGCTTCAGCTTGGAATAATTCCTGGATTTGGAG GAACGCAGCGGCTTCCACGACTTGTTGGCATCTCAAAGGCACTAGATATGATGTTG ACGTCAAAGCCGGTTAAAGGGGGGGAAGCTCATAATTTGGGCCTTGTGGATGCTTTAGTATCACCTGATGAGTTGGTAGACATTGCAAGGCGGTGGGCCCTGGATATCTTGGAGCGCAGGAGACCATGGGTTCCTAGTCTATACAAGACTGACAAGTTAGATTCACTCAGGGAAGCAAgggaaattttcaaatttgcaAGAACACAAGCCCAGAAACAGGCTCCAAATCTCAAACATCCTTTACTTTGCATTGATTGTGTTGAAGAGGGCATAGTTTCTGGTCCACGGGCTGGACTTTTGAAG GAGGTTGAAGCATCCCAAGAACTCAAGCATTCTGACACCTCCAAGAGTTTGATTCACATCTTTTTTGCTCAACGTGGAAGTAGGAAG GTTCCGGGAGTTACTGACCAGGGCTTGGTGCCACGGCGAGTGAAAAAGGTTGCTGTTCTTGGTGGGGGGTTAATGGGTTCTGGAATAGCGACTGCTTTTGTTCTAAGTAATTACCCAGTGATCCTGAAAGAAGTAAATGAAAAGTTCTTGGAAGCTGGGATTGGAAGAGTCAGAG ccaatcttcaaagccaagttaGGAAAGGAGTTATGTCTCaagaaaaatttgaaaaaactcTCTCTCGTCTTAAGGGTGCTCTTGATTATGAAGGCTTTAAAGATGTGGACATGGTCATTGAG GCTGTTATTGAAAATGTTTCTCTGAAGCAACAAATTTTTGCTGATCTTGAAAAATATTGCCCTCCACATTGCATACTTGCAAGTAACACTTCCACAATCGACTTGAACTTAATTGGTGAAAGGACCAATTCCCAAGATCGGATCATTGGTGCCCATTTCTTTAG TCCGGCTCATGTCATGCCACTTCTAGAAATTGTTCGTACTAATCACACATCTTCCCAAGTGATTGTTGATCTATTGGATGTTGGGAAGAAGATAAGGAAGACCCCTGTTGCGGTTGGGAATTGCACAGGCTTTGCTGTCAACCGGGTGTTCTTTCCTTACTCCCAAGCTGCTACTTTTCTTGTTGAACGTGGTACAGATGTTTACCAGATTGATAAGGCGATCACTAAATTTGGAATGCCAATGGGTCCATTCAG GTTGAAAGACCTGGTTGGTTTTGGTGTTGGAATGGCAACTGGCTTGCAATTTGTTCAGAACTTTCCTGAGCGGACATACAAATCTATGCTTCTTCCAATCATGATAGAGGATAAGAGACTTG GTGAAGCTACACGCAAAGGGTTTTATGTGTATGATGATAAACGCAAAGCTAATCCAGATCCTGAATTGAAGAAGTACATAGAGAGGGCGAGGAGCATATCTGGTGTGACTGTTGATCCGAAG CTTGTGAAGTTATCGGACAAGGACATTGTGGAAATGATATTTTTCCCTGTAGTTAATGAGGCCTGCCGAGTTTTTGCTGAGGGTATTGTTGTAAAGGCTGCAGATCTCGACATTGCTTCAGTTATGGGCATGGGTTTTCCACGTTACAG GGGAGGAATCTTGTTCTGGGCTGATTCAGTTGGATCTAAATATATTTACTCAAGATTGGAGGAATGGTCTAAGATGTATGGAGAATTTTTTAAGCCATGCGCCTTCTTGGCCGAAAGAGCTGCCAAGGGAGCTCCTCTG AGTGCTCCTGTGGAACAGGCAAAATCTCGGATGTAA